A single genomic interval of Macadamia integrifolia cultivar HAES 741 chromosome 6, SCU_Mint_v3, whole genome shotgun sequence harbors:
- the LOC122080673 gene encoding uncharacterized protein At4g06598-like, translating into MANSKGSSNIRNFPYSGKQSLLPPKSPFPSIPSSYAEYGTSPAIVSKGIPKPREGHRHHQRTSSESILIEEQPSWLDDLLNEPETPVRRGHRRSSSDSFAYLDVANASNMEYVAQEDKFKNASVPTWGSLEFDPYQDARHASFYTEPNSLGRQRNRSWDSLNSVYYQSGKPSSRDNIVRQSSGQLSVPQEPDGVSSTATDKQELEESGSNNPRGSSDKRDNSYAKPSASETDPKRAKQQFAQRSRVRKLQYIAELERNVQALQAEGSEASAELEFLDQQNLILNMENKALKQRLENLAQEQLIKYLEQEVLEREIARLRTLYQQQQQQPPQASSAHRRASSRDLDSQFANLSLKHKEASSSHEPVSGSLRI; encoded by the exons ATGGCAAATTCAAAAGGTTCTTCAAACATCAGAAATTTTCCATACTCAGGAAAGCAATCACTGCTGCCTCCTAAAAGTCCCTTCCCAAGCATTCCATCATCCTATGCTGAATATGGCACCAGTCCTGCAATAGTATCGAAAGGTATTCCGAAGCCAAGAGAGGGGCATAGACACCACCAACGTACTTCCTCTGAGAGCATTTTAATAGAGGAGCAACCCTCTTGGCTTGATGATCTCCTTAATGAGCCAGAGACACCTGTGCGACGAGGTCATCGGCGGTCTTCAAGCGACTCATTTGCATACTTGGATGTTGCTAATGCTTCTAACATGGAATATGTAGCTCAGGAGGACAAGTTTAAAAATGCCTCTGTACCTACTTGGGGATCATTGGAATTTGATCCTTATCAAGATGCACGGCATGCTTCATTCTATACAGAGCCAAATTCTTTGGGGAGGCAGCGGAATAGGTCATGGGATTCATTGAATTCTGTTTACTACCAAAGTGGCAAGCCATCTTCCAGGGATAATATTGTACGTCAAAGCTCTGGACAGTTGTCAGTTCCACAGGAACCAGATGGAGTTTCATCTACTGCTACTGACAAGCAAGAACTAGAGGAATCTGGGTCCAATAATCCAAGAGGTTCTTCTGATAAGAGGGATAATTCTTATGCTAAGCCTTCTGCATCAGAGACAGATCCAAAGCGTGCCAAACA GCAATTTGCTCAACGGTCACGAGTCCGGAAACTTCAGTACATAGCTGAACTGGAAAGGAATGTCCAAGCTTTACAG GCAGAAGGGTCTGAAGCTTCAGCTGAGCTTGAATTTCTGGACCAGCAGAATCTTATATTGAATATGGAGAACAAAGCCCTGAAGCAACGGCTTGAAAATTTAGCACAGGAGCAACTTATAAAATATT TGGAGCAGGAGGTGTTGGAGAGGGAGATTGCAAGGCTACGAACTTTGTatcagcaacagcagcagcaaccaCCACAAGCATCATCAGCTCATCGCCGTGCCAGCAGCAGAGACTTGGATTCCCAATTTGCCAACCTCTCTTTAAAGCACAAAGAGGCCAGTTCTAGTCATGAGCCAGTTTCTGGGTCACTTCGTATTTGA